The following are encoded in a window of Poecile atricapillus isolate bPoeAtr1 chromosome 3, bPoeAtr1.hap1, whole genome shotgun sequence genomic DNA:
- the GGPS1 gene encoding geranylgeranyl pyrophosphate synthase isoform X12 encodes MLHNASLLVDDIEDNSKLRRGFPVAHSIYGIPSVINCANYVYFLGLEKVLTLDHPDAVKVFTRQLLELHKGQGLDIYWRDTYTCPTEAEYKAMVLQKTGGLFGLAVGLMQLFSNYKKDLKPLLNTLGLFFQIRDDYANLHSKEYSENKSFCEDLTEGKFSFPTIHAIWSRPESTQVQNILRQRTENIDIKKYCVHYLENVGSFEYTRNTLKELESEAYKQIESLGGNPELVALVQQLSKMFKETES; translated from the coding sequence ATGTTGCACAATGCAAGCCTACTTGTGGATGATATTGAAGATAACTCAAAGCTACGACGGGGCTTTCCAGTGGCACACAGTATCTATGGAATTCCATCTGTAATCAACTGTGCtaattatgtttattttcttggcTTAGAGAAGGTTTTAACCCTTGATCATCCAGATGCTGTTAAAGTTTTTACCCGTCAACTTCTGGAACTCCATAAAGGTCAAGGCTTGGATATTTACTGGAGGGATACTTACACCTGTCCTACAGAAGCTGAGTATAAAGCAATGGTACTGCAAAAGACAGGTGGTCTCTTTGGATTGGCTGTAGGCCTCATGCAGCTGTTCTCAAACTATAAAAAAGACTTAAAGCCCCTTCTTAACACCCTTGGTCTCTTCTTCCAAATAAGAGATGACTATGCCAACTTGCACTCCAAAGAATATAGTGAGAACAAGAGTTTTTGTGAAGACTTAACTGAGGGCAAGTTCTCATTCCCAACCATTCATGCAATTTGGTCAAGACCTGAAAGTACTCAGGTGCAAAACATTTTACGTCAAAGAACGGAGAACatagatataaaaaaatactgtgtaCATTACCTTGAAAATGTCGGTTCCTTTGAGTACACTCGGAATACATTGAAAGAGCTTGAATCTGAAGCCTATAAACAAATTGAATCGCTTGGGGGAAACCCTGAGCTTGTAGCACTagttcagcagctgagcaaaatgttcaaagaaactgaaagttaa
- the GGPS1 gene encoding geranylgeranyl pyrophosphate synthase isoform X13 produces the protein MKIAVLSHRPGKQVRTKLSQAFNHWLNVPEDKIQVIIEVTEMLHNASLLVDDIEDNSKLRRGFPVAHSIYGIPSVINCANYVYFLGLEKVLTLDHPDAVKVFTRQLLELHKGQGLDIYWRDTYTCPTEAEYKAMVLQKTGGLFGLAVGLMQLFSNYKKDLKPLLNTLGLFFQIRDDYANLHSKEYSENKSFCEDLTEGKFSFPTIHAIWSRPESTQVQNILRQRTENIDIKKYCVHYLENVGSFEYTRNTLKELESEAYKQIESLGGNPELVALVQQLSKMFKETES, from the exons ATGAAGATTGCTGTACTATCACATAGACCAG GTAAGCAAGTGAGAACCAAACTGTCACAGGCCTTTAATCACTGGCTGAATGTTCCGGAAGATAAAATACAG GTTATCATTGAAGTGACAGAGATGTTGCACAATGCAAGCCTACTTGTGGATGATATTGAAGATAACTCAAAGCTACGACGGGGCTTTCCAGTGGCACACAGTATCTATGGAATTCCATCTGTAATCAACTGTGCtaattatgtttattttcttggcTTAGAGAAGGTTTTAACCCTTGATCATCCAGATGCTGTTAAAGTTTTTACCCGTCAACTTCTGGAACTCCATAAAGGTCAAGGCTTGGATATTTACTGGAGGGATACTTACACCTGTCCTACAGAAGCTGAGTATAAAGCAATGGTACTGCAAAAGACAGGTGGTCTCTTTGGATTGGCTGTAGGCCTCATGCAGCTGTTCTCAAACTATAAAAAAGACTTAAAGCCCCTTCTTAACACCCTTGGTCTCTTCTTCCAAATAAGAGATGACTATGCCAACTTGCACTCCAAAGAATATAGTGAGAACAAGAGTTTTTGTGAAGACTTAACTGAGGGCAAGTTCTCATTCCCAACCATTCATGCAATTTGGTCAAGACCTGAAAGTACTCAGGTGCAAAACATTTTACGTCAAAGAACGGAGAACatagatataaaaaaatactgtgtaCATTACCTTGAAAATGTCGGTTCCTTTGAGTACACTCGGAATACATTGAAAGAGCTTGAATCTGAAGCCTATAAACAAATTGAATCGCTTGGGGGAAACCCTGAGCTTGTAGCACTagttcagcagctgagcaaaatgttcaaagaaactgaaagttaa
- the GGPS1 gene encoding geranylgeranyl pyrophosphate synthase isoform X11 has translation MDGMDETSKRILEPYQYLLQLPGKQVRTKLSQAFNHWLNVPEDKIQVIIEVTEMLHNASLLVDDIEDNSKLRRGFPVAHSIYGIPSVINCANYVYFLGLEKVLTLDHPDAVKVFTRQLLELHKGQGLDIYWRDTYTCPTEAEYKAMVLQKTGGLFGLAVGLMQLFSNYKKDLKPLLNTLGLFFQIRDDYANLHSKEYSENKSFCEDLTEGKFSFPTIHAIWSRPESTQVQNILRQRTENIDIKKYCVHYLENVGSFEYTRNTLKELESEAYKQIESLGGNPELVALVQQLSKMFKETES, from the exons atggatgggatggatgaaACATCTAAAAGAATCCTAGAGCCATACCAGTATTTGCTTCAACTACCAG GTAAGCAAGTGAGAACCAAACTGTCACAGGCCTTTAATCACTGGCTGAATGTTCCGGAAGATAAAATACAG GTTATCATTGAAGTGACAGAGATGTTGCACAATGCAAGCCTACTTGTGGATGATATTGAAGATAACTCAAAGCTACGACGGGGCTTTCCAGTGGCACACAGTATCTATGGAATTCCATCTGTAATCAACTGTGCtaattatgtttattttcttggcTTAGAGAAGGTTTTAACCCTTGATCATCCAGATGCTGTTAAAGTTTTTACCCGTCAACTTCTGGAACTCCATAAAGGTCAAGGCTTGGATATTTACTGGAGGGATACTTACACCTGTCCTACAGAAGCTGAGTATAAAGCAATGGTACTGCAAAAGACAGGTGGTCTCTTTGGATTGGCTGTAGGCCTCATGCAGCTGTTCTCAAACTATAAAAAAGACTTAAAGCCCCTTCTTAACACCCTTGGTCTCTTCTTCCAAATAAGAGATGACTATGCCAACTTGCACTCCAAAGAATATAGTGAGAACAAGAGTTTTTGTGAAGACTTAACTGAGGGCAAGTTCTCATTCCCAACCATTCATGCAATTTGGTCAAGACCTGAAAGTACTCAGGTGCAAAACATTTTACGTCAAAGAACGGAGAACatagatataaaaaaatactgtgtaCATTACCTTGAAAATGTCGGTTCCTTTGAGTACACTCGGAATACATTGAAAGAGCTTGAATCTGAAGCCTATAAACAAATTGAATCGCTTGGGGGAAACCCTGAGCTTGTAGCACTagttcagcagctgagcaaaatgttcaaagaaactgaaagttaa